One window of the Rosa rugosa chromosome 3, drRosRugo1.1, whole genome shotgun sequence genome contains the following:
- the LOC133735548 gene encoding uncharacterized protein LOC133735548 isoform X9, which yields MASSKGWQSIILAVSVICALNFLFKNNPREVVQINVFEGWWYPYSGRDISIARKLSGKVFLEAANYQLKIDFVREYQAIERGTEGTRAILKMVKNPNQQLLGNYKKRLGVWVGTKLELK from the exons ATGGCTTCATCTAAAGGCTGGCAATCAATCATCTTAGCAGTTAGTGTTATTTGTGCCTTAAATTTCTTATTTAAAAACAATCCTAGAGAAGTTGTGCAAATCAATGTTTTTGAAG GGTGGTGGTATCCTTACTCTGGCAGAGATATATCAATTG CTAGGAAGTTATCTGGGAAGGTGTTCTTAGAAGCTGCCAACTACCAACTGAAAATAGATTTTGTTAGAGAG TACCAGGCTATTGAGAGAGGGACAGAAGGCACGAG GGCGATATTGAAGATGGTGAAGAACCCAAATCAGCAGCTATTAGGGAACTACAAGAAGAGACTGGGGGTCTGGG TAGGGACAAAGTTGGAGTTGAAGTAA
- the LOC133735548 gene encoding uncharacterized protein LOC133735548 isoform X4 produces MPLTKENNSVASGEERCQGRALQISLSPSDRFLGSREHKTMENMMNKLQNLVAYPKINEDFYSRTLSGGVITLASSIVMLLLFSEGGGILTLAEIYQLLARKLSGKVFLEAANYQLKIDFVREYQAIERGTEGTRAILKMVKNPNQQLLGNYKKRLGVWGTKLELK; encoded by the exons ATGCCCTtaactaaagaaaataattCAGTCGCTTCAGGAGAAGAAAGGTGTCAAGGAAGAGCATtacagatctctctctccccctctgaTCGATTCTTAGGTAGCAGAGAGCACAAAACTATGGAGAATATGATGAACAAGCTCCAGAATTTGGTCGCGTACCCCAAAATCAACGAAGATTTCTACAGCCGTACCCTCTCCGGCGGCGTCATCACTCTCGCCTCCTCCATCGTTATGCTCCTGCTCTTCTCCGAG GGTGGTGGTATCCTTACTCTGGCAGAGATATATCAATTG TTAGCTAGGAAGTTATCTGGGAAGGTGTTCTTAGAAGCTGCCAACTACCAACTGAAAATAGATTTTGTTAGAGAG TACCAGGCTATTGAGAGAGGGACAGAAGGCACGAG GGCGATATTGAAGATGGTGAAGAACCCAAATCAGCAGCTATTAGGGAACTACAAGAAGAGACTGGGGGTCTGGG GGACAAAGTTGGAGTTGAAGTAA
- the LOC133735548 gene encoding protein ALTERED PHOSPHATE STARVATION RESPONSE 1-like isoform X8: MFLKGGGILTLAEIYQLLARKLSGKVFLEAANYQLKIDFVREYQAIERGTEGTSRDKVGVEVKDLYARILVAICSAESISQRIRRLRDEELQPQLIELLKGFMRNWRIITCWNCMKLKTKSCLE; this comes from the exons ATGTTTTTGAAG GGTGGTGGTATCCTTACTCTGGCAGAGATATATCAATTG TTAGCTAGGAAGTTATCTGGGAAGGTGTTCTTAGAAGCTGCCAACTACCAACTGAAAATAGATTTTGTTAGAGAG TACCAGGCTATTGAGAGAGGGACAGAAGGCACGAG TAGGGACAAAGTTGGAGTTGAAGTAAAGGACTTGTATGCCAGAATTTTGGTTGCCATATGCAGTGCTGAATCAATATCTCAAAGGATCAGAAGACTGAGAGATGAAGAGCTGCAACCACAACTTATCGAGCTGCTAAAGGG CTTCATGAGAAATTGGCGGATAATCACCTGTTGGAATTGCATGAAACTCAAAACAAAATCATGTCTAGAGTGA
- the LOC133735548 gene encoding uncharacterized protein LOC133735548 isoform X2 — MPLTKENNSVASGEERCQGRALQISLSPSDRFLGSREHKTMENMMNKLQNLVAYPKINEDFYSRTLSGGVITLASSIVMLLLFSEGGGILTLAEIYQLLARKLSGKVFLEAANYQLKIDFVREYQAIERGTEGTRDKVGVEVKDLYARILVAICSAESISQRIRRLRDEELQPQLIELLKGFMRNWRIITCWNCMKLKTKSCLE, encoded by the exons ATGCCCTtaactaaagaaaataattCAGTCGCTTCAGGAGAAGAAAGGTGTCAAGGAAGAGCATtacagatctctctctccccctctgaTCGATTCTTAGGTAGCAGAGAGCACAAAACTATGGAGAATATGATGAACAAGCTCCAGAATTTGGTCGCGTACCCCAAAATCAACGAAGATTTCTACAGCCGTACCCTCTCCGGCGGCGTCATCACTCTCGCCTCCTCCATCGTTATGCTCCTGCTCTTCTCCGAG GGTGGTGGTATCCTTACTCTGGCAGAGATATATCAATTG TTAGCTAGGAAGTTATCTGGGAAGGTGTTCTTAGAAGCTGCCAACTACCAACTGAAAATAGATTTTGTTAGAGAG TACCAGGCTATTGAGAGAGGGACAGAAGGCACGAG GGACAAAGTTGGAGTTGAAGTAAAGGACTTGTATGCCAGAATTTTGGTTGCCATATGCAGTGCTGAATCAATATCTCAAAGGATCAGAAGACTGAGAGATGAAGAGCTGCAACCACAACTTATCGAGCTGCTAAAGGG CTTCATGAGAAATTGGCGGATAATCACCTGTTGGAATTGCATGAAACTCAAAACAAAATCATGTCTAGAGTGA
- the LOC133740316 gene encoding bidirectional sugar transporter NEC1-like: protein MVAPDPHTLASVFGMLGTLVSFLVLLAPLPTFYRIYKRKSADGFQSLPYSVALFSAMLMFYYAYIKENAYLLLGINSFGSIIETIYLIVYMIYAPSNSRIFTAKLLVLFNFLAYGVIVGVTYQIPNPLLRLKVIGWINVVFSVCVFAAPLSILRLVIRTKSVEYMSFPLSFCLTICAVMWFFYGLLIKDLFVAAPNILGFTFGMAQMILFLVYKNTKRPILPEFKLNEMPNRVAAANDEIIVACESTTQTGLKTGEGENKTSCEADDDHENQSQTTETSTVTNDIETSPESIV from the exons ATGGTAGCCCCTGATCCTCATACCCTGGCCTCTGTTTTTGGCATGCTAG GTACCCTCGTCTCCTTCCTCGTCTTGCTAGCCCCAct ACCGACATTTTATAGGATTTACAAGAGAAAATCAGCAGACGGGTTCCAATCTTTACCATATTCAGTGGCTTTGTTTAGTGCCATGTTAATGTTCTACTATGCTTACATCAAAGAAAATGCTTATTTGCTGTTGGGAATCAATTCCTTTGGCTCCATCATAGAAACTATATACCTTATAGTTTACATGATTTACGCACCATCAAATTCCAGG attttcacggcaaagctgCTAGTCCTGTTTAACTTTTTGGCTTATGGGGTGATCGTGGGAGTTACATACCAAATCCCAAATCCTCTTCTGCGGCTTAAAGTCATTGGATGGATAAATGTCGTCTTCTCTGTCTGTGTATTTGCTGCCCCTCTAAGTATTCTG AGACTGGTTATTAGAACAAAGAGTGTGGAATACATGTCATTCCCTCTATCGTTCTGCTTAACCATTTGTGCTGTCATGTGGTTCTTCTATGGCCTTTTGATCAAGGATTTATTTGTAGCG GCGCCAAATATCTTAGGGTTTACATTTGGGATGGCTCAGATGATTTTGTTCCTGGTTTACAAGAACACTAAGAGACCCATCTTACCAGAATTCAAACTAAACGAGATGCCAAACAGAGTTGCTGCAGCAAATGATGAAATAATAGTAGCATGCGAAAGTACTACACAAACTGGGCTGAAAACAGGGGAAGGGGAGAATAAGACTAGTTGTGAAGCTGATGATGATCATGAGAATCAATCACAGACCACTGAGACCAGTACTGTTACTAATGATATTGAGACAAGTCCTGAATCAATTGTGTAA
- the LOC133735548 gene encoding uncharacterized protein LOC133735548 isoform X6 produces MASSKGWQSIILAVSVICALNFLFKNNPREVVQINVFEGWWYPYSGRDISIARKLSGKVFLEAANYQLKIDFVREYQAIERGTEGTSRDKVGVEVKDLYARILVAICSAESISQRIRRLRDEELQPQLIELLKGFMRNWRIITCWNCMKLKTKSCLE; encoded by the exons ATGGCTTCATCTAAAGGCTGGCAATCAATCATCTTAGCAGTTAGTGTTATTTGTGCCTTAAATTTCTTATTTAAAAACAATCCTAGAGAAGTTGTGCAAATCAATGTTTTTGAAG GGTGGTGGTATCCTTACTCTGGCAGAGATATATCAATTG CTAGGAAGTTATCTGGGAAGGTGTTCTTAGAAGCTGCCAACTACCAACTGAAAATAGATTTTGTTAGAGAG TACCAGGCTATTGAGAGAGGGACAGAAGGCACGAG TAGGGACAAAGTTGGAGTTGAAGTAAAGGACTTGTATGCCAGAATTTTGGTTGCCATATGCAGTGCTGAATCAATATCTCAAAGGATCAGAAGACTGAGAGATGAAGAGCTGCAACCACAACTTATCGAGCTGCTAAAGGG CTTCATGAGAAATTGGCGGATAATCACCTGTTGGAATTGCATGAAACTCAAAACAAAATCATGTCTAGAGTGA
- the LOC133735548 gene encoding uncharacterized protein LOC133735548 isoform X1: protein MPLTKENNSVASGEERCQGRALQISLSPSDRFLGSREHKTMENMMNKLQNLVAYPKINEDFYSRTLSGGVITLASSIVMLLLFSEGGGILTLAEIYQLLARKLSGKVFLEAANYQLKIDFVREYQAIERGTEGTSRDKVGVEVKDLYARILVAICSAESISQRIRRLRDEELQPQLIELLKGFMRNWRIITCWNCMKLKTKSCLE from the exons ATGCCCTtaactaaagaaaataattCAGTCGCTTCAGGAGAAGAAAGGTGTCAAGGAAGAGCATtacagatctctctctccccctctgaTCGATTCTTAGGTAGCAGAGAGCACAAAACTATGGAGAATATGATGAACAAGCTCCAGAATTTGGTCGCGTACCCCAAAATCAACGAAGATTTCTACAGCCGTACCCTCTCCGGCGGCGTCATCACTCTCGCCTCCTCCATCGTTATGCTCCTGCTCTTCTCCGAG GGTGGTGGTATCCTTACTCTGGCAGAGATATATCAATTG TTAGCTAGGAAGTTATCTGGGAAGGTGTTCTTAGAAGCTGCCAACTACCAACTGAAAATAGATTTTGTTAGAGAG TACCAGGCTATTGAGAGAGGGACAGAAGGCACGAG TAGGGACAAAGTTGGAGTTGAAGTAAAGGACTTGTATGCCAGAATTTTGGTTGCCATATGCAGTGCTGAATCAATATCTCAAAGGATCAGAAGACTGAGAGATGAAGAGCTGCAACCACAACTTATCGAGCTGCTAAAGGG CTTCATGAGAAATTGGCGGATAATCACCTGTTGGAATTGCATGAAACTCAAAACAAAATCATGTCTAGAGTGA
- the LOC133735548 gene encoding uncharacterized protein LOC133735548 isoform X5, producing MPLTKENNSVASGEERCQGRALQISLSPSDRFLGSREHKTMENMMNKLQNLVAYPKINEDFYSRTLSGGVITLASSIVMLLLFSEGGGILTLAEIYQLLARKLSGKVFLEAANYQLKIDFVREYQAIERGTEGTRAILKMVKNPNQQLLGNYKKRLGVWGSVADN from the exons ATGCCCTtaactaaagaaaataattCAGTCGCTTCAGGAGAAGAAAGGTGTCAAGGAAGAGCATtacagatctctctctccccctctgaTCGATTCTTAGGTAGCAGAGAGCACAAAACTATGGAGAATATGATGAACAAGCTCCAGAATTTGGTCGCGTACCCCAAAATCAACGAAGATTTCTACAGCCGTACCCTCTCCGGCGGCGTCATCACTCTCGCCTCCTCCATCGTTATGCTCCTGCTCTTCTCCGAG GGTGGTGGTATCCTTACTCTGGCAGAGATATATCAATTG TTAGCTAGGAAGTTATCTGGGAAGGTGTTCTTAGAAGCTGCCAACTACCAACTGAAAATAGATTTTGTTAGAGAG TACCAGGCTATTGAGAGAGGGACAGAAGGCACGAG GGCGATATTGAAGATGGTGAAGAACCCAAATCAGCAGCTATTAGGGAACTACAAGAAGAGACTGGGGGTCTGGGGTAGTGTTGCTGACAATTAA
- the LOC133735548 gene encoding uncharacterized protein LOC133735548 isoform X7 → MASSKGWQSIILAVSVICALNFLFKNNPREVVQINVFEGWWYPYSGRDISIARKLSGKVFLEAANYQLKIDFVREYQAIERGTEGTRDKVGVEVKDLYARILVAICSAESISQRIRRLRDEELQPQLIELLKGFMRNWRIITCWNCMKLKTKSCLE, encoded by the exons ATGGCTTCATCTAAAGGCTGGCAATCAATCATCTTAGCAGTTAGTGTTATTTGTGCCTTAAATTTCTTATTTAAAAACAATCCTAGAGAAGTTGTGCAAATCAATGTTTTTGAAG GGTGGTGGTATCCTTACTCTGGCAGAGATATATCAATTG CTAGGAAGTTATCTGGGAAGGTGTTCTTAGAAGCTGCCAACTACCAACTGAAAATAGATTTTGTTAGAGAG TACCAGGCTATTGAGAGAGGGACAGAAGGCACGAG GGACAAAGTTGGAGTTGAAGTAAAGGACTTGTATGCCAGAATTTTGGTTGCCATATGCAGTGCTGAATCAATATCTCAAAGGATCAGAAGACTGAGAGATGAAGAGCTGCAACCACAACTTATCGAGCTGCTAAAGGG CTTCATGAGAAATTGGCGGATAATCACCTGTTGGAATTGCATGAAACTCAAAACAAAATCATGTCTAGAGTGA
- the LOC133735548 gene encoding uncharacterized protein LOC133735548 isoform X3, translated as MPLTKENNSVASGEERCQGRALQISLSPSDRFLGSREHKTMENMMNKLQNLVAYPKINEDFYSRTLSGGVITLASSIVMLLLFSEGGGILTLAEIYQLLARKLSGKVFLEAANYQLKIDFVREYQAIERGTEGTRAILKMVKNPNQQLLGNYKKRLGVWVGTKLELK; from the exons ATGCCCTtaactaaagaaaataattCAGTCGCTTCAGGAGAAGAAAGGTGTCAAGGAAGAGCATtacagatctctctctccccctctgaTCGATTCTTAGGTAGCAGAGAGCACAAAACTATGGAGAATATGATGAACAAGCTCCAGAATTTGGTCGCGTACCCCAAAATCAACGAAGATTTCTACAGCCGTACCCTCTCCGGCGGCGTCATCACTCTCGCCTCCTCCATCGTTATGCTCCTGCTCTTCTCCGAG GGTGGTGGTATCCTTACTCTGGCAGAGATATATCAATTG TTAGCTAGGAAGTTATCTGGGAAGGTGTTCTTAGAAGCTGCCAACTACCAACTGAAAATAGATTTTGTTAGAGAG TACCAGGCTATTGAGAGAGGGACAGAAGGCACGAG GGCGATATTGAAGATGGTGAAGAACCCAAATCAGCAGCTATTAGGGAACTACAAGAAGAGACTGGGGGTCTGGG TAGGGACAAAGTTGGAGTTGAAGTAA